TTAACCTCAACATTCGCCCTATGTTCTGTTAATGTAATGTAACTAGAGTTACTTTTCTTCCTTACccattctattcttttttagtACTGCTGACTTTCGTTGACCACTCCAACCTAGGCTTATATGGCCTTTATTATTGTCGGATATTTACATCAAGTCCAAATCATTAAGCATATGCTCATACCTCATATGTTATGTTTGATCACTGAAATTATTTAAGTGCTGTCCCTATCTTTTTTAGCATAACCAAACCAAGCTTTTCATCATGTAGACTGATGCAGCTTTTAATTTGCTCCAAATGCAGATCCGTCCATTGTGGAGGCACTACTTCCAAAACACGCAGGGTTTAATTTTTGTCGTGGATAGCAATGATAGGGATCGAGTTGTTGAGGCAAGAGATGAGTTGCATAGGATGCTGAATGAGGTATCTCTGCATTTCATTTTGGGCTAATTTAGTGCATCTATAATTCTTTTCATCTACTGAATAGGACTGATTGTGGTGAGAGGCAAAAGGCTTATTCCTACATGAGTAGTGACTATTATTGACATACTTGACATCAAAACATTATAGTTGCTTCTATTGGTTTTACTCGACATCAGTCTCTTTTGCTTCTGGATGCTGATGTTTCATTGAGGAATTTTTACAAGCAGAGTTTTCTGTTTTGCCTTCTGGGCTTTTAGTTGTTAATGATGATCTATTGTTGTTCTTTGGCTTTGTCAACCTTTCCATCGGCACTTTCCTTGTCATTGACAGCATTTCCAGTTGTTtgttaattggaaaaaaaaaatatctttattCACATTGAGTTTCTCtctaattgaaaattcaaatggGAACATGTATGCTTTGCAGCTGTTCGTTTACTGATCTTTTAAATCAATTGCGAAAGTCTTTACATGATGCATGCGCACATTGCTAGACAGCAGGTGTCTTAGTTgtttgtggaaaaagaaaaatcttccaaaTTGCTGGTTTTATTAACATTTAACTTTTCAGGATGAACTGAGAGATGCTGTGTTGCTCGTCTTTGCCAACAAACAAGATCTCCCTAATGCAATGAATGCAGCGGAAATAACTGACAAGCTTGGTCTTCATTCTCTCCGTCAACGTCACTGGTAACAGCTTATCTCTTGATAGAAGTGCATAGCTCTCTTATGGTCGGTGAGATTGAATTAAGAACCATGTTCGTCTGGATCTTATTCTTTCTGGTGAAAGGGTCATGTGATGCGTAtgtttttcagaaattttggGTCATGGGTGATCCTTCTTATAAGGGATGTCATGGTTTGTCTCAGGTACATCCAGAGCACCTGTGCAACCTCCGGAGAGGGCCTTTATGAGGGTCTGGACTGGCTTTCCAACAATATTGCCAACAAGGTAATTGATAGCCCATGTGTTGATGCAGCTTTTATATCTGCTAAGATTCAATGATCAGTTGGAGTAGAATGGGTGGATTTGTCGTGATCGCTAATTTATTGTGGTGTCTGCATCATGCTTAAGAAAACTGGCCTGGATCATCTGTTCAATCAATTAGAAATTGGCACTGGGTCAATCCATTAAGTTGACACCtttgagccataaactgtgCAAAACCACATTGAACAGGTCAAATTCTGTCAAAGTAGCTTCAGtctggcacaattacaataaaaGGAAGCTTGAAATTTGCATGCTTAAAGCTCAATGTTATGAGCTGCATTGGTGTGGCAGCCTTTAGTAGAAATGATGACTTAAGTTCCTGTTAGTGCACTGCTTTTGTAAATGAAGATGGTTCTAATACAGATTTGGTGGCATGTGGTGCTCGAGCTTTGGGGCCATGGTTCCTAAGCACGATGTAGAACGTGTTAGCCTAGAGTTCTTTTGTTCTGTCTATACCCGTAATAGTTTTGATACTTAATGAAATGATTGATTTCCCGGGTAAAGTGGCCAGGCCACCACCTCGAACCCCAGATATGTTTTACCTGTTCTGCTTTTTATAGACATTTACTTCAGttttggttatttgatttctgaTTGGGAAAACAATCCTTCctcccttttttcccttttttcagGCTTGAGGCTTTCTCAGCATGGCACCAGAAGCACGTGGTTTGTAAGGGATTAGTTTTTTGTCTTGTTGTTGGTATACTATTGTAAAAGCTCAATTGTTGCTTCAACTTTATATGTAATGTGACGTGGGATTGCATTGCTGCTGTTTTGGCCAACACTCTTAAGCGGTGAAAGTGACTTGCAAGACCTTTCAGATTTCCTGGCAAGGTTGACATGGGGTTAACTGAGCTGTATTAGGATTTTGCAGAAGTTAAACCGGAAGTTTATTCTCGTGACCTCTTATGATCTACTTTCTTGTTTATCTATTTGAAAACATCCAAAGCCCGCTGCATGTATAAGCTCATTATTATAAAGTTGATTGTGCTACTGCCTTCATCACCATTACAGACAGAATGGCGGTGGAGTTTTGCGACCAGTGGAAgaatatttctttttgtgtttgcTGGAATTGTGTCACTGTGCTTGCTAATTTGATAAGTAATCTTTCTGGTTAGATCCGTTGTTAGGTACTTTGTTCAGGAAGTCCCTAGTGTACTTTCTTTGTCGCCCGTAAGGCAATGCCTAATGTCGATAATGTAGAGGCCATCTCGATTTCATGATTCATGCTGATATGATTGCGTGCATTTATCTAACGAGAGATGTGCCGAGCTGAGGGCATTCATCTCAATTACTGATCGACTACCTAATGTCTCGCTTTGGGGGGTGTATTGTTGGCTCGTTAGTCTTTCTTACCACgtgatttttaactttttcatgagGCAAATATTCAGTAGGAGTCAAAAGTTTGATGGCACGCAGCAACTGGGCTGCAGACTTGAAATTGATATCGGACTCTTTGTGTACTAACTCATAACTATCACGATCAAATTGTCCTCGAAGCCAATTAAAAGCAAGGGGCAGCTAATATGTCGCTGAAAAAAGGGAGATTAGGTAGAAAGCTCTCTGCTCTCGTGCAGATTATTTAACATCACGAACCGGCCACGACATTTCCTCGTCCTCTATATAAACCGTCGGTGGCTCGCGTTGCTGGacagtgctctctctctctctctctctctctctctctctcccctcactCCCTCCTCGAGATGGACAAGAAACCGTGCTACCGCACGCAGGATCCTCAAGTGAGAAAAGGACCATGGACTCTTGAAGAGGATCTGATTCTGATGGACTACATAGCCAACCATGGCGAAGGTGTATGGAACTCTCTAGCTAAAGCTGCTGGTaatagtcttaaaacttgtttcttatttacTGCCGGCATTTCGCATCATCACCGTATTcatgtttctctttcttcagaCCCTTTTCTCGTGTCGTTTTTTGTGATCTTACATATCGATCATGTTAGGTCTTCAACGCACCGGAAAGAGCTGCCGGCTGCGATGGTTGAATTACCTCCGACCCGACGTCCGGAGAGGTAATATCACTCCCGAAGAACAGCTCTTGATCATACACCTGCAATCCATGTGGGGAAACAGGTGACTCCGCATACTCTTTCATAaaatgtttctttgttttcagcTTACCTTTCTATATCGGAGAACACGAAGGCATCGAGGGCATGTGTAATTGATGATTCCGTAACTCTTTACATCAAATTCAACTGCGAAAGTATCTCCTAATTATCAGATCGCTTGACTTTCTGACGATGGCGCATGGGAAGAACATCCAAAACTACAACGCGAAGATGAGAATACAGCAAAAGTATCTATGGGCCATCGAACATGTGACTTAGGCACTTATCTAGACAGGCCTATCTTTTATGCTGGGCAATATATAGCAAAATCCATCCTCTCCTTGTTTCTTACCATACTTTTGGGTACCCCACGTCTGAAATTATATCGAAAGACCTCATGAAAAAGACACGTCCATTCGGGGAAAGAGAATCGTAGGAGATTTGCTTGGTAGGGGCCTCATGCAGTTCAATTACAACACACGGGGGGAATTACGGACGTTATTGATTGATAGGCCACTGTCTAAGCCATGACTTAAACCTTCAAAATAAACGACTCTGCGCGCTCGACTTCCATGCGTCGATGTGAATATCTCGCGTTCAGTTCAGCTCACATCCTCCTCTTTCTCGTTTATGCGGTCTCTTCTTTATGATGCCGTGCCAAGGGGCCACGTATATTAAGATTTCTATTTAAGGCCTTCTATCGTCAAAATTGGCTTTTGCACCCGTACGTCTCTTTCTCTTTGAAAATCGGCTTTTGCACCAATAACTCAAAAGTgtcctctttctctttcaattttccctCTCTATAGCTTCGAAATTCCTCACGCAGAGTTATTGCTACAACTTGGCAGATGTAAAAGGTTTGAAGGTGTGCGTAAAAGAGTTTCAATTAGATTTTCATCGAGCGGTGACGCGTGcggttttttttgtttttgtaaataACGACCGTTTTTTTTACCACTTTTCAGGTGGTCCGAAATCGCGAAGCATTTGCCGGGGAGGACCGACAATGAAATAAAGAACTACTGGAGGACCAAGATCCAAAAGCACATAATCAAGCAATCGGAAACTGAGATCAACGATCTCACTATTCCTCCATCATCCGCAAACGCATGCACAGATCATCGCGGGGTCTCGGCCGCAAATACAATCGAGATCGCCTGTTCTCCACCGTCGGATCAAGGCGGCTCCGGCGAGACTATGCTCTCGGCCCTTCCTCCTGCCCAAGAACTGAACGACAGCGCTTGCTGGTGCGTGGAGGATCTCTGGCCCATACAGTCACTAATTAGCGGTATGGGTGATGATGCCCAATACTATTCCGTTTAGGCCTTAATTAGATTATAGATCATGACCTgatgaacaaaacaaaagcaattaGAAGACCCAAAGGGCTCATTTATTGGGTCTTTATGTTGAAGCTAGCTAGGTAGATCTTGTATGTATAGAGAAAAGGCCACAACATATCATATTTCCTATGTGATGTGCTGTATACACTACCATAGCTTTGTGCTAGGTATATTAGCTAGCTTGTAGCAGTGGCAACATATCTATCGAAATAAGAACTTAGATAATACAGCTTTTGGTTATTTTATCTGTAGAACCAGGTGCCTGAACATTGAACTTGATTAATTCTCACGTGAACATACGTTCGGCTTCGCATGTGTCGTATTTGAGGACAATCATTTTATTCGGAAATCGAACCGAGCCGGCCTAGACTAACCAGTTCAAGATTGGATATAGGAACCTAGAACAAACCCAAGACCATTTCAATTCCCGATTCCACATCAGTTCTACTCAGAATTGTCAATTCTATTCTCGACGAAGCCTCTTTtagaatttaatatatatatatatataatacttTGCACCAATTAAGAATCGACCCACGATTTTCAACATAAACAAACAGTAACAAAAACGCTTGACCAGCAAATGGTTTTGCACTGAATTCGGGCAGTATTTACACGTAAGAATTTCTTGGTTTATCTAAAACGTTAAATGAGCGAGTTCCTAGATAAAATCGAAAACTGGACTAAAATCTGCCGGTTTAAGAACCACCTGTTCTAGATTTGATTGGTTTGATTCCCGGTTCAGATTtacaagataatttttcataagGGTGAGGGGTTCCATATTCCCTATAAGTTATATTTGAACTTAGAATCTACATATTCAAACgtgtttctcaattttttgaaCCCAAAACATATCATGCATACTTTAGAACTTAGAACATACTCTATCACAAATTCTAGGGTCTACTCAGGTTCCATgagaaaagtaaatttatttatattgttATTAATccagtcataaatattttcgcATTGATACCGATTTAGCTCTAAAACTTTTTGTATTGGTACAAATTCAATTTATCTAGTATTGTCAATCGTTGATGTGTATGTTAGTCATCTTACGTGGCATGATCATGAGTGGTGCGAAtcgacatttttaaataaatttttctataacttttcaatttatttttttttaaatttcctttccttttttttttcctattcctttttctttggcctgTGGTCGCATACATAATTGTGTCCTTACTTTAATCAACGCAACAAGTGTATGATAGTTAGTGGAACCAAGACCAGGTAGCTCTAGACACTTGGAGACCATACGCATGTTTCGTGTCTCTATTATTAATCCTCCTGCACCAATGGTTTCGAGGAGCATTTGTTGGATCGACTTCGAAGATGCCGGCGCCCCCAAGAAAAGCTCAAATGTCTTGTAGCCGAATCTGTCATGCTTCTGCTCGCGGATTGCGACcacatttccctttttgttcgTGAATACCCGCAGATGTCTTGCATTGGAGCACGTGGAGGAAAACcagataaagaagagaagaaaacgaACACGTCCATTTGAGCCGCTCGTATCTCCTGCCTTCCTCCACGTATTTCATTTCGGTCACATGTTTTAGATGCGATGAAATTGAGTCCGAAGCATGTGGGAGAGAAGCTGTCGTCGTGAATGGATAAGGAAAGAACACGTGACGGCGGCGCGGCCATGAAGGCATTTAAAACGTGAATTCCGTGCTTGTGGATGACTTTGATCTTTAGCTATATGCCTACTGCATGATCTCAGCTCAGTCACTTGAAACTTAAGTAGTCAGCATATCTTTTAAGGAATCTCTTTGGGGTCGGTCCAAATCTGTCCGTATCTCGCTTTATTAGCTATACCAATTTCCAAACGCATATggttttagaactaaatcgtACGAAATGGAAACATTTACAAGTAAAGTCGCGGATCCTTGAACCATAGAAGTTGCGAGAGAGGCTACagaattttcttaaaatttgtgTTACAAAATGATGTGATGGGTCTTGATCGAATGGGCAACGAGACTATTTCACATTTCGGTTTTGGCTCATATATACTCTTGATGCAGTCTCAACAGACCAAGCGGTAATTGTCTTTTAGCGCAACGTACTAATTAAACGAGAGACGGGACCATGATTGTCAAGATGTGGCTTAGAGAATGAGGTTTGGTTTTTACCTTTTCAGCCATAAGTAGACCTGTTAAAATGGATTATTGACTCATTTCATAACCTATGAGGGTATTAAATGGATTAGTTATTTAAATAATGGGTTGTAAAAGAGTTTTAAACATAATATGGATGTCAAATAGGTCATGAATGAGTTTATTTctataattcttttttcattctttttcgtTCTCACTTGATCCCGTCCTAGGGCAATGGAACGACACATCACAAGTCATGGAAAGCACGCAGGACAATCATACTAAGGGGGCTCCATATCGAGAGCGTGCGGAGCTGGCTCAGTTTCGAGCCTCGGGTCGATCTACGTGTCTGTTGTAAACCGAGGAGGGGGTAGGGATCGATGTCCTCCTTCGTTGATGGTCTTTACTCCGGTCCATATAAGTCGCACCGGATTGTGTGCTCACGTTTGGAAATAGCATCTTTCGTAGACAACGTAGGAGGGAAGCCCAGTTTGTCGGACGGCCCCCTCCGCGCCTGGAGTCGAGGTGCGTTCCCGAATTATCGGGCCCCCAGAACAGACGACCTTAACAACAGCAGCCCAACGCTTCAAAGTCATGCGGGGTGTGATTATGGCTCACGAGCCCCAAAAGGGCTGAACCTTTCTTTTGACTGATTTAGGGTGGGAGGTCAACGCAATAGTTGACCTAACTTCccaagttctttattttttttattttttgggtctaaTTCCTTCTGTAATTGGAGTGGGTTTTTAGTAAAGTCGTGGGAAGAGATCATGGTCAAAGTTTTTGTGAAGCGAACGTTGTATAGgttatataaaaaaatgggaaataaagcaatcaataaGGGCATTTGGTCTAGTGGTATGATTCTCGCTTTGGGTGCGAGAGGTCCCGAGTTCGATTCTCGGAATGCCCCCACTCCTCCCcgccttccttctttttcccttttttcgtTCTTCACTTTGAAAAGACATCTACATCGAAATTCCCTTTCTACCCTCATCAGTCAGTTGTCCAATTCGAACTTCACCAGGGGCCTTTTCGTCCATTAAGGAACAAAAAGCCGCGCTCTCTTCGCGTTCATCCTCCTTCCGACGACACCACTCTCCCTtatcctatcttcttcttctcctttctcttctctttctgcTTCAACTCACAACAAAAATGGCGACCCACGCTCTCTCCACGCTCACCGTCCGCTCCTCCGCCGCTCATCCTTCGCCTCTCTCCGCCCCTCACCATCCCCCGCACCCCCTCAAATCCCCACTCCGCTTCCCCTCCACTcccccgccgcctccccctccgcgcccgccgcctccgccccctCGCCGCCGTCGACGCCCCGGAGAAGGTCGCCCAGCTCGGCGACGAGATCGCCGGCCTCACCCTCGCCGAGGCCCGCGCCCTCGTCGACCTCCTCCAGGACCGGCTCGGCGTCTCCGCCGCCGCGTTCGCCCCGGCCGCCGCGGTCGCCGCTGCCCCCGGCGGCGGAGGcgccgaggcggcggcggcggtggaggagaAGACGGAGTTCGACGTGGTGATCGAGGACGTGCCGAGCagctcgaggatcggggtgaTCAAGGCGGTGAGGGCGCTGACGAGCCTGGCGCTGAAGGAGGCCAAGGAGCTGATAGAAGGGCTGCCCAAGAAGTTCAAGGAGGGCGTGTCCAAGGACGAGGCCGAGGAGGCCAAGAAGCAGCTCGAAGCAGCTGGTGCCAAGGTTGCCATTGTctgatttttccttctttctttcttttttttttttccttgaaaaggaATTTTTGTTCTGTTTCTTGTTAACGATATGTGAATTTTACGAAGACGATTGCGCTTGTCCAAAGTTCATCTGTTTTGAGGATCGATGCTTATGAAATCATCATGCAATGGTGATGTTCTTGTGGAATCGAGATTCGGCTTCGAAATAATGCTCGAGCTCCTTCGATGTGAATCGGTGGCCTGGATACAAGATGAGTTGTCTGCGTTGAGGTTATGCTCGAACTCGACTCCCTTGAAAGCTAGTTATCTGGCAAATTAAGTTcttgctaaattgaattttgtgtTTCGGTGCTTAATTGAAGTCGTTGAATCTAAGTTGTTGCTCACTCGAGTTCTTTTAAGACTTGTTTGTTTTGCATAAAATGATTGatttagaaatcattttccaaaataaataatggctcatattgcttgaaataattagttagtagaaaatattttcattataaagATATTTTTCGTTTGTTTATCATTTGCGAGTAATATGGatgatcattttcaagaaaatgttaaataaatcattcatttctcatgaaatatttgaagttttaatttaaGTTGTTGAATTTAGCTACCATGAGATTTGAGTAAGTTCGACTCTTGACCAGCTTAAATGATCACTAGCTAGTGAATAATCATGGAAATTGACTTAAGAtttcatttttcgaaaaaataataaaaaatatttatctaaaaataatagtTTGTATCGTTTGAAGTagttaattaataaaaatattttcattatcaataataatttatgtacaaataatttttatcgataataaaaaaatatttcgcttactcattcatttttataaatgatataaataattatttttgaattaatcatttttgttaaataaatgaattatttataataaagagagggggggagggggagtTTTATCTAATGAAATGGGACGTCCGAGGACCGTTAGTTTTAGATTTTCCAAGTAAAATAGGACAACGCTGGTCAAACAAAGGTCTGCGACATTTGGGGGCAAGTTTTGTAATCCAACTCTTTTGTCCTCACCCCTCATCATTGTCCTAACAGCCACTACAGGACAGAAACCTCGAGGCTCTCTCTTCACGAGTCTTACCTTGTCTCTATTCCAGCAAAAACTTTTACTGCACCGGACGCTTGAATCTCGCTTAAACCAAGCATTTTCTCAATAATTGACCATGATTGCCATACTCATTTAGCAATCGATACGCGGCCTTTAACTCACGGATCAAACTCACCTGACATATCTCAAAAGTTCTCCTTAAGGCGACCTTAGTAATATGGCCATCAATCGaatttggtgaattttttttctttttggattgaaGACTTTGA
Above is a window of Eucalyptus grandis isolate ANBG69807.140 chromosome 9, ASM1654582v1, whole genome shotgun sequence DNA encoding:
- the LOC104419248 gene encoding ADP-ribosylation factor 2, encoding MGLTFTKLFSRLFAKKEMRILMVGLDAAGKTTILYKLKLGEIVTTIPTIGFNVETVEYKNISFTVWDVGGQDKIRPLWRHYFQNTQGLIFVVDSNDRDRVVEARDELHRMLNEDELRDAVLLVFANKQDLPNAMNAAEITDKLGLHSLRQRHWYIQSTCATSGEGLYEGLDWLSNNIANKA
- the LOC104419249 gene encoding MYB-like transcription factor EOBII; protein product: MDKKPCYRTQDPQVRKGPWTLEEDLILMDYIANHGEGVWNSLAKAAGLQRTGKSCRLRWLNYLRPDVRRGNITPEEQLLIIHLQSMWGNRWSEIAKHLPGRTDNEIKNYWRTKIQKHIIKQSETEINDLTIPPSSANACTDHRGVSAANTIEIACSPPSDQGGSGETMLSALPPAQELNDSACWCVEDLWPIQSLISGMGDDAQYYSV
- the LOC104419250 gene encoding LOW QUALITY PROTEIN: 50S ribosomal protein L12, chloroplastic-like (The sequence of the model RefSeq protein was modified relative to this genomic sequence to represent the inferred CDS: deleted 1 base in 1 codon), whose product is MATHALSTLTVRSSAAHPSPLSAPHHPPHPLKSPLRSPPLPRRLPLRARRLRPLAAVDAPEKVAQLGDEIAGLTLAEARALVDLLQDRLGVSAAAFAPAAAVAAAPGGGGAEAAAAVEEKTEFDVVIEDVPSSSRIGVIKAVRALTSLALKEAKELIEGLPKKFKEGVSKDEAEEAKKQLEAAGAKVAIV